GAGAATGGTGCCACCGGCTTGGATGATGACGAAACGGTCACGCTGTAGGTCGAGTCCCACCGCGCCGGTGACGGCGCCCTCTTCGGTCAGAAGCTGGAAGATGAACAGATCTTCGATGACGCGGATGTTTCTACGGGTGGACCGTTTAATTTCACGAACGAGGGCCGTCTGGACTTTCTTGCCAGTGGTTTCATTGTAATGGACGCCTCGGTTGTATCTGAGGCCAGGAGAATTCAGCTGGTAAAATCGGCCGTCCTCCGTCTTATACCAGGACAATCCGTACCGTTCGAGATCGTAGACGGTCTTGGGGGCACCCCACGTGAATGTCCGGACCAGATCCTGATCGGCGAGAAAGCGGGAATAAATGACGCTGTCCTCAAAGTGGATTTGAGGAGAATCCTTGGGGTCCGCGTGCCCCAGCGCGGCGTCGTATACGACGCAGGCGAGATTCGTCGTGCCCGACTTGCCGAACACTCCCTTCGCCACGAGAATAACATCAGCGGAGTGCTCACTCGCCTCGATGGCCGCACGGCAGCCCGCAGCGCCAGTGCCGATGACGAGAACATCACAAGAATACCGCTCTTCTTCCATTTCAGGAGTCCCCATTGTCTTGTTTTTTCTTCGCCTGCAATGCGAGCCATACCCGCTCGGGAGAGAGCGGAAGTTCCTTGATTCGCACGCCCGTCGCCTGCGCCAAAGCGTTGGCGATGGCAGGCGAGGCTGCGATGTTCCCGCTCTCGCTCACCCCTTTTGCCCCGTAAGGACCAGGCCCCCCACCCTGCTCCAAAATGTCCGAACGGAACTCTTTTGGAAGATCCTCGAAGGTCGGAACTCGGTAGTCGATCAGATTCGGGTTAATAAGTTGGCCATCCTCGACGACCATCTCCTCGAACAGGGCCGCGCCGATACCCTGCATGGAAGCCCCCTCGTCCTGTGTCTCGACGAGCTCGCGGTGGATGGCGTAGCCCGCGTCGATCACCGAGGCGTAGCGGCAGACCTCAATCGCACCCGTGGATTCATCCACCTCCACCTCTGCCGCACCGACGGAAATCTCCCAGAAAGAGCGATCTCCCACCACGCCTCCCTCATCCTCCATGCGGACCATGCCATCGCCGCCAAGCTCACCCACAGGCATCCCGAAGTAAGCCTCAATCACCTCGCCGTAGGAGTGACCCTCCCCGTCCCGGAAAACCTGACCGTCGGCGACGGTGATTTTCTCCAGAGGCATGTCCCACAAATCGCCCGCTGCTTTTGCCAGTGCACTCCGAACATTGTCACACGCGCGCTTGACGGCCTGTCCCATTGAAACCGTCGTCCGGCTCATCGATGTAGCCTGATCATAGGGGCTGATCGCGGTGTCGGGAGGGCTGAGTCGGACCTTCTCCAGCGGAAGGCCGAGTTCCTTGGCCGCGATGATGCGCATGACCGTAAAAGCCCCCTGGCCCACCTCAACGCTTCCCATGAGGACCGTCGCACATCCGTCGGCGTGAAGCCGGATTGAAGCCTGAGAGACTGTTTGGCTTCCGCCACCATCCTTAAAGCCCATGGCAATCCCGCGGCCGCGCCGCTTGCCCGGGGAGGATTTCAGCGGAGCGTCCCAGCCCACCAGATCGAGCGCCCGGCCGAGGATTTCGTGGACATCGCAGTCCAGGGGACGTTTGCCGGGAACGTAGATATCTCCGCGGTTGAGGAGGTTTTTCTTTCGGATCTCCACCGGATCCAGAGCGAGTTGCTCGGCAATCATGTCCATCTGGGACTCACATGCCCATCCCACCTGTGGCGCTCCGAAGCCACGATAGGAACCGGAGGGGATGTTGTTCGTGTAGACGGCGTAGCAATCCACCCAGAGGTGGGGAATCCTGTAAGGACCTGGGGCCCGGTACCCGGCCTTGTTCGCCACCCGCGGACCGGTGTCGGCGTAGGCGCCCGTATCGATGATGATTTCAACCTTTTTCGCAACGAGCGTTCCGTCGCCCCTTACCCCCACACGGCTTTTCACCACGGCGGGATGGCGGGTGATCGACCGGAACATCTCCTCCATCGAGAGCTCGACCTTGACCGGCTTGCCCACTTTCCAGGCCAGTGCCACCGCGAGGGGCTCAGCCTTTGAGTAGGCTTTCGAGCCGAAGCTGCCCCCGATGTAGGGGACGATCACACGAACCGCGTTCACAGGAAGACCGAAGAGAAGGGCGATGTCTTTTTGGACCGGGAACGGATGCTGGGTGGAGGACCAGATGGTCACCTCGCCGGACTGAACCTGGGCGATGGATATGAAGGGCTCAAGAGGGACGGCATGGATGGCGGGGAGGCGGAAGGTGTCCTCC
This genomic interval from bacterium contains the following:
- a CDS encoding xanthine dehydrogenase family protein molybdopterin-binding subunit, whose translation is MVDKNHRSDPLRVDAREKVTGQATYTGDLCIPDMLTARVLRSPLPRARIRSIDVSAAASLPGVAGVLTGDDLREMDPYFGVAMKDQPILAIDVVRHEGEPVAAVVAKDPAVAEAALNLIDVDYEEEDPILDPVEAMKEDAPIVHETMRPSVLFSDIHTLRFRPGTNICHHYHYDKGDVEKGFEEADLVLEDTFRLPAIHAVPLEPFISIAQVQSGEVTIWSSTQHPFPVQKDIALLFGLPVNAVRVIVPYIGGSFGSKAYSKAEPLAVALAWKVGKPVKVELSMEEMFRSITRHPAVVKSRVGVRGDGTLVAKKVEIIIDTGAYADTGPRVANKAGYRAPGPYRIPHLWVDCYAVYTNNIPSGSYRGFGAPQVGWACESQMDMIAEQLALDPVEIRKKNLLNRGDIYVPGKRPLDCDVHEILGRALDLVGWDAPLKSSPGKRRGRGIAMGFKDGGGSQTVSQASIRLHADGCATVLMGSVEVGQGAFTVMRIIAAKELGLPLEKVRLSPPDTAISPYDQATSMSRTTVSMGQAVKRACDNVRSALAKAAGDLWDMPLEKITVADGQVFRDGEGHSYGEVIEAYFGMPVGELGGDGMVRMEDEGGVVGDRSFWEISVGAAEVEVDESTGAIEVCRYASVIDAGYAIHRELVETQDEGASMQGIGAALFEEMVVEDGQLINPNLIDYRVPTFEDLPKEFRSDILEQGGGPGPYGAKGVSESGNIAASPAIANALAQATGVRIKELPLSPERVWLALQAKKKQDNGDS
- a CDS encoding FAD-binding protein, whose translation is MGTPEMEEERYSCDVLVIGTGAAGCRAAIEASEHSADVILVAKGVFGKSGTTNLACVVYDAALGHADPKDSPQIHFEDSVIYSRFLADQDLVRTFTWGAPKTVYDLERYGLSWYKTEDGRFYQLNSPGLRYNRGVHYNETTGKKVQTALVREIKRSTRRNIRVIEDLFIFQLLTEEGAVTGAVGLDLQRDRFVIIQAGGTIL